In Acropora muricata isolate sample 2 chromosome 11, ASM3666990v1, whole genome shotgun sequence, one DNA window encodes the following:
- the LOC136888920 gene encoding hemicentin-1-like isoform X2, with protein MVAEKSGPSFASILSIVSIVMYTGGFVRIELEFNKQKDKINQLESVVESMKTSKGDGLAHVNTILRNRRSDYSTNNKTENKHTPAERFTFDKQLVAGLREKLCQSNTDKCSHGPPGPPGPPGPRGERGERGRRGNKGRTGNQGDNGFMGPPGRSGKQGIMGPPGSKGETGLKGEKGDTGTAGMKGAKGEPGESIAAPTVAVSPAKMTVNESKTASFQCSVSGNPKPVSTWTKLEGKSEKNLSATADGKLILPNAAGSDSGVYKCSASNILGRRQALVRLAVNVHPSLSLNPGPHYAIQGSNFTLPICHVKGYPTPVVIWRNSSGKLPQGRVRYNNSGLQILQARKEDSDLYTCSAENLLGKVEKKTMLVVVSPPRFTSKPPSKIVSMLSFAVRLHCSATGDPQPIISWRKQGGQLPVGRSQQINGSLVITNLQQSDAGNYICTAKSAGVFIMEAVTALKINDNKVPVLRSSSRSRFVRCWRAKTDGWAASTFHSNCDGKGPTVTIIQVGSYIFGGYTDVSWSSPSRGSCGFASSRKSFIYSLYNINGFSPVKLQIKSGMQSSAIWRCSIDGPLFGGNDIFISDNAASNRVSRSNCGNTYHLPPGYSLSGSYCRFYAGGGSMYFIPTDVEVFYETTT; from the exons TCAATACAATCCTTCGAAACAGGCGTAGTGATTATTCCAcgaacaacaaaacagaaaacaagcacACCCCAGCCGAGAGGTTCACATTTGACAAACAACTTGTTGCTGGGTTGAGAGAGAAACTTTGTCAATCAAACACCGACAAATGCTCCCACGGTCCTCCAGGCCCACCCGGTCCGCCTGGACCGAGAGGAGAAAGAGGTGAACGAGGACGAAGGGGAAACAAAGGAAGAACTGGAAATCAAGGAGACAACGGCTTTATGGGACCGCCAGGGAGAAGTGGAAAGCAAGGCATCATGGGACCGCCAGGGTCAAAGGGAGAAACTGGactaaaaggagagaaaggagaCACGGGAACTGCTGGCATGAAGGGAGCTAAAGGAGAACCGGGTGAATCGATTGCAGCTCCTACTGTTGCTGTTTCGCCTGCAAAGATGACAGTCAATGAAAGCAAAACTGCTTCTTTCCAGTGTTCAGTCAGCGGCAATCCTAAGCCTGTGTCAACATGGACTAAACTGGAAGGGAAGTCAGAGAAAAATCTGTCAGCAACCGCAGATGGGAAGTTGATTTTACCAAATGCTGCTGGCAGTGACTCGGGTGTATACAAGTGTTCAGCCTCAAACATCCTGGGACGGAGACAAGCACTGGTGCGGCTTGCAGTCAATg TTCATCCCAGCCTTTCTCTCAACCCAGGACCTCATTACGCAATACAAGGAAGCAATTTCACCCTTCCAATTTGTCACGTGAAAGGATACCCCACACCAGTGGTGATATGGAGAAATTCATCCGGCAAGTTACCCCAGGGGAGGGTCAGGTATAACAACAGCGGGCTGCAAATTTTACAAGCTCGCAAAGAAGACTCAGACTTGTACACCTGCTCAGCAGAAAACCTTTTaggaaaagttgaaaagaaaacaatgttaGTTGTTGTATCTCCTCCTCGGTTTACATCGAAACCTCCTTCCAAGATTGTGTCGATGTTGAGCTTCGCTGTGAGGCTGCATTGCAGCGCTACTGGTGACCCACAACCAATCATCAGCTGGAGAAAGCAAGGAGGTCAGCTGCCAGTTGGGCGGAGTCAGCAGATCAATGGATCGTTGGTTATTACAAACTTACAACAGAGTGACGCAGGGAATTACATTTGCACTGCTAAAAGTGCTGGCGTGTTCATTATGGAAGCTGTAACTGCTTTGAAGATAAATGATAACAAAG TTCCAGTCCTCCGGAGTTCATCCCGCAGCAGGTTTGTGAGGTGTTGGCGCGCAAAGACAGATGGCTGGGCAGCATCCACCTTCCACAGCAATTGTGATGGAAAGGGTCCCACTGTTACTATAATCCAAGTCGGCAGTTACATATTTGGTGGATACACAGATGTGTCTTGGTCTAGCCCTAGTCGTG GTTCTTGTGGTTTTGCTTCATCCCGTAAATCGTTCATATACTCGCTGTacaacatcaatggcttctctcCTGTTAAGCTTCAGATCAAGTCAGGAATGCAGAGTAGTGCTATATGGAGATGTTCCATCGACGGACCACTATTTGGTGGAAACGACATCTTCATATCAGACAACGCTGCGAGCAACCGTGTTTCTCGCAGTAATTGTGGCAACACTTACCACCTCCCCCCAGGGTATTCTTTGTCGGGTTCTTACTGCAGATTTTATGCGGGAGGGGGAAGCATGTACTTCATTCCCACTGATGTTGAAGTGTTTTACGAGACAACCACTTAG
- the LOC136888920 gene encoding uncharacterized protein isoform X1 translates to MVAEKSGPSFASILSIVSIVMYTGGFVRIELEFNKQKDKINQLESVVESMKTSKGDGLAHVNTILRNRRSDYSTNNKTENKHTPAERFTFDKQLVAGLREKLCQSNTDKCSHGPPGPPGPPGPRGERGERGRRGNKGRTGNQGDNGFMGPPGRSGKQGIMGPPGSKGETGLKGEKGDTGTAGMKGAKGEPGESIAAPTVAVSPAKMTVNESKTASFQCSVSGNPKPVSTWTKLEGKSEKNLSATADGKLILPNAAGSDSGVYKCSASNILGRRQALVRLAVNVHPSLSLNPGPHYAIQGSNFTLPICHVKGYPTPVVIWRNSSGKLPQGRVRYNNSGLQILQARKEDSDLYTCSAENLLGKVEKKTMLVVVSPPRFTSKPPSKIVSMLSFAVRLHCSATGDPQPIISWRKQGGQLPVGRSQQINGSLVITNLQQSDAGNYICTAKSAGVFIMEAVTALKINDNKGALRSSSILGRLDMKYLVKLNSFLVPVLRSSSRSRFVRCWRAKTDGWAASTFHSNCDGKGPTVTIIQVGSYIFGGYTDVSWSSPSRGSCGFASSRKSFIYSLYNINGFSPVKLQIKSGMQSSAIWRCSIDGPLFGGNDIFISDNAASNRVSRSNCGNTYHLPPGYSLSGSYCRFYAGGGSMYFIPTDVEVFYETTT, encoded by the exons TCAATACAATCCTTCGAAACAGGCGTAGTGATTATTCCAcgaacaacaaaacagaaaacaagcacACCCCAGCCGAGAGGTTCACATTTGACAAACAACTTGTTGCTGGGTTGAGAGAGAAACTTTGTCAATCAAACACCGACAAATGCTCCCACGGTCCTCCAGGCCCACCCGGTCCGCCTGGACCGAGAGGAGAAAGAGGTGAACGAGGACGAAGGGGAAACAAAGGAAGAACTGGAAATCAAGGAGACAACGGCTTTATGGGACCGCCAGGGAGAAGTGGAAAGCAAGGCATCATGGGACCGCCAGGGTCAAAGGGAGAAACTGGactaaaaggagagaaaggagaCACGGGAACTGCTGGCATGAAGGGAGCTAAAGGAGAACCGGGTGAATCGATTGCAGCTCCTACTGTTGCTGTTTCGCCTGCAAAGATGACAGTCAATGAAAGCAAAACTGCTTCTTTCCAGTGTTCAGTCAGCGGCAATCCTAAGCCTGTGTCAACATGGACTAAACTGGAAGGGAAGTCAGAGAAAAATCTGTCAGCAACCGCAGATGGGAAGTTGATTTTACCAAATGCTGCTGGCAGTGACTCGGGTGTATACAAGTGTTCAGCCTCAAACATCCTGGGACGGAGACAAGCACTGGTGCGGCTTGCAGTCAATg TTCATCCCAGCCTTTCTCTCAACCCAGGACCTCATTACGCAATACAAGGAAGCAATTTCACCCTTCCAATTTGTCACGTGAAAGGATACCCCACACCAGTGGTGATATGGAGAAATTCATCCGGCAAGTTACCCCAGGGGAGGGTCAGGTATAACAACAGCGGGCTGCAAATTTTACAAGCTCGCAAAGAAGACTCAGACTTGTACACCTGCTCAGCAGAAAACCTTTTaggaaaagttgaaaagaaaacaatgttaGTTGTTGTATCTCCTCCTCGGTTTACATCGAAACCTCCTTCCAAGATTGTGTCGATGTTGAGCTTCGCTGTGAGGCTGCATTGCAGCGCTACTGGTGACCCACAACCAATCATCAGCTGGAGAAAGCAAGGAGGTCAGCTGCCAGTTGGGCGGAGTCAGCAGATCAATGGATCGTTGGTTATTACAAACTTACAACAGAGTGACGCAGGGAATTACATTTGCACTGCTAAAAGTGCTGGCGTGTTCATTATGGAAGCTGTAACTGCTTTGAAGATAAATGATAACAAAG GAGCCCTTCGCTCGTCAAGTATTCTTGGTAGACTCGACATGAAGTACCTTGTCAAGTTGAATTCATTCTTAGTTCCAGTCCTCCGGAGTTCATCCCGCAGCAGGTTTGTGAGGTGTTGGCGCGCAAAGACAGATGGCTGGGCAGCATCCACCTTCCACAGCAATTGTGATGGAAAGGGTCCCACTGTTACTATAATCCAAGTCGGCAGTTACATATTTGGTGGATACACAGATGTGTCTTGGTCTAGCCCTAGTCGTG GTTCTTGTGGTTTTGCTTCATCCCGTAAATCGTTCATATACTCGCTGTacaacatcaatggcttctctcCTGTTAAGCTTCAGATCAAGTCAGGAATGCAGAGTAGTGCTATATGGAGATGTTCCATCGACGGACCACTATTTGGTGGAAACGACATCTTCATATCAGACAACGCTGCGAGCAACCGTGTTTCTCGCAGTAATTGTGGCAACACTTACCACCTCCCCCCAGGGTATTCTTTGTCGGGTTCTTACTGCAGATTTTATGCGGGAGGGGGAAGCATGTACTTCATTCCCACTGATGTTGAAGTGTTTTACGAGACAACCACTTAG